A window of Juglans regia cultivar Chandler chromosome 7, Walnut 2.0, whole genome shotgun sequence contains these coding sequences:
- the LOC108997072 gene encoding uncharacterized protein LOC108997072, producing MDGSGDSKPAPEVIELQPIEATPASFEEYGQVIEASSDGDEFGPQDAQLDLSHGVPRFYIMQLKNRRLKFSTITHHASVTQCLGSVGGHVWYLGIAKPSIVDGIEKDKDDTGRNILQSPCGHFYVPPAVEDVRVFRVAGTKFLKLNRGTWHAGPLFKDHTMAFYNLELSNTNVVDHTTHSFIRENGVIFSIND from the exons ATGGATGGCTCTGGTGACTCAAAGCCGGCGCCAGAGGTGATAGAGCTGCAGCCAATCGAAGCCACTCCGGCGAGCTTCGAAGAGTACGGCCAAGTCATCGAGGCTTCGTCCGACGGCGACGAGTTCGGACCCCAAGATGCTCAACTAGACCTCAGTCACGGCGTTCCCAG GTTTTACATTATGCAACTCAAAAACCGACGACTTAAGTTCTCTACAATCACGCATCACGCAAGTGTGACCCAATGCCTTGGTTCGGTCGGTGGTCATGTTTGGTATCTTGGAATTGCTAAGCCGTCCATCGTGGACGGCATTGAAAAAGACAAGGATGACACGGGCAGGAACATTCTGCAATCTCCTTGTGGTCATTTCTATGTGCCTCCTGCTGTCGAGGATGTCCGCGTTTTCAGGGTTGCGGGTACCAAATTTCTTAAGCTGAACCGAGGGACATGGCATGCTGGGCCACTGTTTAAGGATCATACAATGGCCTTTTACAATTTAGAGTTGAGCAACACCAAT GTGGTTGATCACACGACACACAGCTTCATCCGCGAAAACGGAGTGATCTTTTCCATCAATGACTAG
- the LOC109020629 gene encoding 40S ribosomal protein S23 — MGKTRGMGAGRKLKSHRRRQRWADKSYKKSHLGNEWKKPFAGSSHAKGIVLEKIGIEAKQPNSAIRKCARVQLIKNGKKIAAFVPNDGCLNYIEENDEVLIAGFGRKGHAVGDIPGVRFKVVKVSGVSLLALFKEKKEKPRS, encoded by the exons ATGGG GAAGACTCGTGGAATGGGAGCTGGTCGTAAGCTCAAATCCCATCGTAGAAGGCAGAGGTGGGCTGACAAGTCATATAAGAAGTCCCACCTGGGAAATGAGTGGAAAAAACCATTTGCTGGATCATCCCATGCAAAAGGCATTGTCCTAGAAAagat TGGCATTGAGGCTAAGCAGCCAAACTCTGCTATCAGAAAATGTGCTCGTGTTCAGCTGATCAAGAATGGAAAAAAGATCGCAGCTTTTGTACCTAATGATGGTTGCTTGAACTACATTGAGGAGAAT GATGAGGTATTGATTGCTGGATTTGGGCGAAAGGGACATGCTGTGGGAGATATCCCTGGAGTTAGATTCAAGGTTGTGAAGGTATCTGGTGTGTCTCTGCTGGCTCTCTTcaaggagaaaaaggaaaagccaAGGTCATAG
- the LOC109020628 gene encoding uncharacterized protein LOC109020628 isoform X2 has translation MASENDFQELQFSVPDTRQKVDGFSVFEAGSPQTIDNWPNVGGKMDSECLQTKPKYNIRKSLAWDSAFFTSPGVLDPEELFQTLKFGNTGNSVDLLGNEEQKVVPFESLEAERTNGICKSNLRKSLAWDRAFFTSAGVLEPEELSIINEGFKNFESHPLPGIEEELWRSAESNSTVDSDGSPLASLEMDLFEDIRAAAHKLTQVSNATTPSSNLHRGRHMKNVHSSKKDDHSSQVRMKHAPTSRGNSFARRGLGRVAYESSVSAQSQHGAGTGVHNPKCATGIGKFNPKHAAKNGEPHLSSSLKPPKISGRTGQTLKALAKRASLGPNHVKLETPTLKATSGACLTVLKKPYLGLSSSGIRSCLQSSLLSSPTAITESAVSSSPHSRFYCSATDIKSPLSYLRGTGTERANLVSTSCTSPVSSIDGCSLESSSTSTTKQGSNKSTAWSDTTMETHQHDEYHVGCESREQSSPFQVSQKILAESSPGPLDVLRNSKPSCLKRPSPKIGFFDAENSTTPILHRGPQFHSVVLSTSSKSGTGNNPDGDGNREEYGKLQPTRKLKGPSHPLQFGEAENGFLQASASMKDSFATTSRAQNKLPGRMGDKHRLKAKSLSKMGAACEDQGSLKAKQRSSRKCEDSSVRSPATKLHAVVEDEKENFCGVKKQVDSLGTRIGAFDLNSEMVIELREKRGSSLTAHHLQ, from the exons ATGGCGTCTGAAAACGATTTTCAAGAACTTCAATTCTCAG TTCCGGATACCAGACAGAAGGTTGATGGTTTTTCTGTGTTTGAGGCCGGGAGTCCTCAAACTATCGACAACTGGCCAAACGTAGGTGGGAAAATGGACAGTGAATGTTTACAAACAAAGCCAAAGTATAATATTCGCAAGAGTTTGGCTTGGGATAGTGCCTTTTTCACAAGTCCTG GAGTTCTGGACCCGGAAGAGTTGTTCCAGACACTTAAATTCGGTAATACAGGAAATTCAGTTGACTTACTTGGGAACGAGGAACAGAAGGTTGTGCCGTTTGAGTCACTGGAAGCAGAAAGGACAAATGGAATTTGCAAATCCAATCTTCGCAAAAGTTTAGCTTGGGATAGAGCCTTTTTCACTAGTGCAG GAGTTCTGGAGCCTGAGGAATTGTCTATAATAAATGAAGGATTCAAGAATTTTGAATCACATCCACTTCCTGGGATTGAAGAAGAGCTATGGAGGTCTGCTGAATCAAACTCTACTGTAGACAGTGATGGCTCCCCTTTAGCAAGCCTTGAGATGGATCTGTTTGAAGACATAAGAGCAGCTGCACATAAATTAACTCAAGTATCCAATGCAACAACTCCTAGTTCCAATTTGCATAGAGGAAGACACATGAAAAATGTCCACT CGTCAAAGAAAGATGATCATTCCTCTCAAGTTCGG ATGAAACACGCGCCGACTTCCAGAGGGAATAGTTTCGCCAGACGTGGCTTAGGGAGGGTCGCATATGAGTCCTCtgtttcagctcaatctcag caTGGTGCTGGCACTGGAGTACACAATCCAAAATGTGCGACTGGAATTGGGAAATTCAATCCAAAGCATGCAGCGAAAAATGGAGAGCCGCATCTTTCATCATCCCTCAAGCCCCCAAAGATATCAGGTCGGACTGGGCAAACTTTGAAAGCTCTTGCCAAAAGGGCTTCTTTGGGTCCAAACCATGTCAAATTGGAAACTCCAACTCTGAAAGCCACATCTG GGGCCTGTTTGACCGTTTTAAAGAAACCTTATCTGGGGCTCTCATCAAGTGGGATCCGTAGTTGTCTTCAGTCATCTTTGTTGAGTTCTCCCACTGCCATAACTGAATCCGCAGTTTCTAGTTCCCCACACAGCAGGTTCTATTGCTCTGCAACTGATATCAAATCTCCTTTAAGCTATTTGAGAGGAACTGGTACTGAGCGTGCCAATTTGGTTTCCACCTCATGTACATCACCGGTTAGCTCCATTGATGGATGCTCGTTGGAATCATCTTCAACTTCCACGACGAAACAAGGATCAAATAAGTCTACAGCATGGTCTGATACTACAATGGAGACCCATCAGCATGATGAATACCACGTTGGCTGTGAAAGCCGGGAACAAAGTTCTCCGTTTCAAGTTTCCCAGAAAATTTTAGCAGAAAGTAGCCCTGGCCCGTTAGATGTTTTAAGAAATAGCAAACCCTCATGTCTTAAAAGGCCATCGCCAAAGATTGGATTTTTTGATGCG GAAAATTCAACAACGCCGATATTACATCGAGGTCCACAGTTTCATTCGGTTGTACTAAGCACTTCATCTAAAAGTGGAACCGGTAACAACCCTGATGGAGATGGCAACAGAGAAGAATATGGCAAGCTTCAAcctacaagaaaattaaaagggcCTTCACATCCTTTGCAGTTCGGGGAAGCAGAAAATGGTTTCCTCCAAGCATCTGCCTCCATGAAAGATAGTTTCGCCACAACTTCCAGAGCTCAGAATAAATTACCCGGCAGAATGGGCGACAAACATCGCTTGAAAGCTAAGAGTTTGAGCAAAATGGGCGCAGCGTGTGAGGATCAGGGCTCCCTAAAGGCCAAGCAGCGATCTTCAAGAAAGTGTGAAGATTCCAGCGTACGATCTCCTGCAACGAAGTTGCATGCAGTCGTTGAAGACGAGAAGGAAAATTTTTGTGGTGTCAAAAAACAGGTCGATAGTTTAGGTACACGTATTGGAGCCTTTGATCTCAACAGTGAGATGGTGATAGAGCTAAGAGAGAAGAGGGGATCCTCACTTACTGCTCATCATCTtcagtaa
- the LOC109020628 gene encoding uncharacterized protein LOC109020628 isoform X3, whose translation MCHLLGPINETNYLPDTRQKVDGFSVFEAGSPQTIDNWPNVGGKMDSECLQTKPKYNIRKSLAWDSAFFTSPGVLDPEELFQTLKFGNTGNSVDLLGNEEQKVVPFESLEAERTNGICKSNLRKSLAWDRAFFTSAGVLEPEELSIINEGFKNFESHPLPGIEEELWRSAESNSTVDSDGSPLASLEMDLFEDIRAAAHKLTQVSNATTPSSNLHRGRHMKNVHSSKKDDHSSQVRMKHAPTSRGNSFARRGLGRVAYESSVSAQSQHGAGTGVHNPKCATGIGKFNPKHAAKNGEPHLSSSLKPPKISGRTGQTLKALAKRASLGPNHVKLETPTLKATSGACLTVLKKPYLGLSSSGIRSCLQSSLLSSPTAITESAVSSSPHSRFYCSATDIKSPLSYLRGTGTERANLVSTSCTSPVSSIDGCSLESSSTSTTKQGSNKSTAWSDTTMETHQHDEYHVGCESREQSSPFQVSQKILAESSPGPLDVLRNSKPSCLKRPSPKIGFFDAENSTTPILHRGPQFHSVVLSTSSKSGTGNNPDGDGNREEYGKLQPTRKLKGPSHPLQFGEAENGFLQASASMKDSFATTSRAQNKLPGRMGDKHRLKAKSLSKMGAACEDQGSLKAKQRSSRKCEDSSVRSPATKLHAVVEDEKENFCGVKKQVDSLGTRIGAFDLNSEMVIELREKRGSSLTAHHLQ comes from the exons ATGTGTCATCTGTTGGGTCCGATCAATGAAACGAACTACC TTCCGGATACCAGACAGAAGGTTGATGGTTTTTCTGTGTTTGAGGCCGGGAGTCCTCAAACTATCGACAACTGGCCAAACGTAGGTGGGAAAATGGACAGTGAATGTTTACAAACAAAGCCAAAGTATAATATTCGCAAGAGTTTGGCTTGGGATAGTGCCTTTTTCACAAGTCCTG GAGTTCTGGACCCGGAAGAGTTGTTCCAGACACTTAAATTCGGTAATACAGGAAATTCAGTTGACTTACTTGGGAACGAGGAACAGAAGGTTGTGCCGTTTGAGTCACTGGAAGCAGAAAGGACAAATGGAATTTGCAAATCCAATCTTCGCAAAAGTTTAGCTTGGGATAGAGCCTTTTTCACTAGTGCAG GAGTTCTGGAGCCTGAGGAATTGTCTATAATAAATGAAGGATTCAAGAATTTTGAATCACATCCACTTCCTGGGATTGAAGAAGAGCTATGGAGGTCTGCTGAATCAAACTCTACTGTAGACAGTGATGGCTCCCCTTTAGCAAGCCTTGAGATGGATCTGTTTGAAGACATAAGAGCAGCTGCACATAAATTAACTCAAGTATCCAATGCAACAACTCCTAGTTCCAATTTGCATAGAGGAAGACACATGAAAAATGTCCACT CGTCAAAGAAAGATGATCATTCCTCTCAAGTTCGG ATGAAACACGCGCCGACTTCCAGAGGGAATAGTTTCGCCAGACGTGGCTTAGGGAGGGTCGCATATGAGTCCTCtgtttcagctcaatctcag caTGGTGCTGGCACTGGAGTACACAATCCAAAATGTGCGACTGGAATTGGGAAATTCAATCCAAAGCATGCAGCGAAAAATGGAGAGCCGCATCTTTCATCATCCCTCAAGCCCCCAAAGATATCAGGTCGGACTGGGCAAACTTTGAAAGCTCTTGCCAAAAGGGCTTCTTTGGGTCCAAACCATGTCAAATTGGAAACTCCAACTCTGAAAGCCACATCTG GGGCCTGTTTGACCGTTTTAAAGAAACCTTATCTGGGGCTCTCATCAAGTGGGATCCGTAGTTGTCTTCAGTCATCTTTGTTGAGTTCTCCCACTGCCATAACTGAATCCGCAGTTTCTAGTTCCCCACACAGCAGGTTCTATTGCTCTGCAACTGATATCAAATCTCCTTTAAGCTATTTGAGAGGAACTGGTACTGAGCGTGCCAATTTGGTTTCCACCTCATGTACATCACCGGTTAGCTCCATTGATGGATGCTCGTTGGAATCATCTTCAACTTCCACGACGAAACAAGGATCAAATAAGTCTACAGCATGGTCTGATACTACAATGGAGACCCATCAGCATGATGAATACCACGTTGGCTGTGAAAGCCGGGAACAAAGTTCTCCGTTTCAAGTTTCCCAGAAAATTTTAGCAGAAAGTAGCCCTGGCCCGTTAGATGTTTTAAGAAATAGCAAACCCTCATGTCTTAAAAGGCCATCGCCAAAGATTGGATTTTTTGATGCG GAAAATTCAACAACGCCGATATTACATCGAGGTCCACAGTTTCATTCGGTTGTACTAAGCACTTCATCTAAAAGTGGAACCGGTAACAACCCTGATGGAGATGGCAACAGAGAAGAATATGGCAAGCTTCAAcctacaagaaaattaaaagggcCTTCACATCCTTTGCAGTTCGGGGAAGCAGAAAATGGTTTCCTCCAAGCATCTGCCTCCATGAAAGATAGTTTCGCCACAACTTCCAGAGCTCAGAATAAATTACCCGGCAGAATGGGCGACAAACATCGCTTGAAAGCTAAGAGTTTGAGCAAAATGGGCGCAGCGTGTGAGGATCAGGGCTCCCTAAAGGCCAAGCAGCGATCTTCAAGAAAGTGTGAAGATTCCAGCGTACGATCTCCTGCAACGAAGTTGCATGCAGTCGTTGAAGACGAGAAGGAAAATTTTTGTGGTGTCAAAAAACAGGTCGATAGTTTAGGTACACGTATTGGAGCCTTTGATCTCAACAGTGAGATGGTGATAGAGCTAAGAGAGAAGAGGGGATCCTCACTTACTGCTCATCATCTtcagtaa
- the LOC109020628 gene encoding uncharacterized protein LOC109020628 isoform X1 — MTLVSLLLWCLNSKLAAVPDTRQKVDGFSVFEAGSPQTIDNWPNVGGKMDSECLQTKPKYNIRKSLAWDSAFFTSPGVLDPEELFQTLKFGNTGNSVDLLGNEEQKVVPFESLEAERTNGICKSNLRKSLAWDRAFFTSAGVLEPEELSIINEGFKNFESHPLPGIEEELWRSAESNSTVDSDGSPLASLEMDLFEDIRAAAHKLTQVSNATTPSSNLHRGRHMKNVHSSKKDDHSSQVRMKHAPTSRGNSFARRGLGRVAYESSVSAQSQHGAGTGVHNPKCATGIGKFNPKHAAKNGEPHLSSSLKPPKISGRTGQTLKALAKRASLGPNHVKLETPTLKATSGACLTVLKKPYLGLSSSGIRSCLQSSLLSSPTAITESAVSSSPHSRFYCSATDIKSPLSYLRGTGTERANLVSTSCTSPVSSIDGCSLESSSTSTTKQGSNKSTAWSDTTMETHQHDEYHVGCESREQSSPFQVSQKILAESSPGPLDVLRNSKPSCLKRPSPKIGFFDAENSTTPILHRGPQFHSVVLSTSSKSGTGNNPDGDGNREEYGKLQPTRKLKGPSHPLQFGEAENGFLQASASMKDSFATTSRAQNKLPGRMGDKHRLKAKSLSKMGAACEDQGSLKAKQRSSRKCEDSSVRSPATKLHAVVEDEKENFCGVKKQVDSLGTRIGAFDLNSEMVIELREKRGSSLTAHHLQ, encoded by the exons ATGACCCTTGTTTCTTTATTGCTATGGTGCTTGAACTCAAAACTGGCTGCAGTTCCGGATACCAGACAGAAGGTTGATGGTTTTTCTGTGTTTGAGGCCGGGAGTCCTCAAACTATCGACAACTGGCCAAACGTAGGTGGGAAAATGGACAGTGAATGTTTACAAACAAAGCCAAAGTATAATATTCGCAAGAGTTTGGCTTGGGATAGTGCCTTTTTCACAAGTCCTG GAGTTCTGGACCCGGAAGAGTTGTTCCAGACACTTAAATTCGGTAATACAGGAAATTCAGTTGACTTACTTGGGAACGAGGAACAGAAGGTTGTGCCGTTTGAGTCACTGGAAGCAGAAAGGACAAATGGAATTTGCAAATCCAATCTTCGCAAAAGTTTAGCTTGGGATAGAGCCTTTTTCACTAGTGCAG GAGTTCTGGAGCCTGAGGAATTGTCTATAATAAATGAAGGATTCAAGAATTTTGAATCACATCCACTTCCTGGGATTGAAGAAGAGCTATGGAGGTCTGCTGAATCAAACTCTACTGTAGACAGTGATGGCTCCCCTTTAGCAAGCCTTGAGATGGATCTGTTTGAAGACATAAGAGCAGCTGCACATAAATTAACTCAAGTATCCAATGCAACAACTCCTAGTTCCAATTTGCATAGAGGAAGACACATGAAAAATGTCCACT CGTCAAAGAAAGATGATCATTCCTCTCAAGTTCGG ATGAAACACGCGCCGACTTCCAGAGGGAATAGTTTCGCCAGACGTGGCTTAGGGAGGGTCGCATATGAGTCCTCtgtttcagctcaatctcag caTGGTGCTGGCACTGGAGTACACAATCCAAAATGTGCGACTGGAATTGGGAAATTCAATCCAAAGCATGCAGCGAAAAATGGAGAGCCGCATCTTTCATCATCCCTCAAGCCCCCAAAGATATCAGGTCGGACTGGGCAAACTTTGAAAGCTCTTGCCAAAAGGGCTTCTTTGGGTCCAAACCATGTCAAATTGGAAACTCCAACTCTGAAAGCCACATCTG GGGCCTGTTTGACCGTTTTAAAGAAACCTTATCTGGGGCTCTCATCAAGTGGGATCCGTAGTTGTCTTCAGTCATCTTTGTTGAGTTCTCCCACTGCCATAACTGAATCCGCAGTTTCTAGTTCCCCACACAGCAGGTTCTATTGCTCTGCAACTGATATCAAATCTCCTTTAAGCTATTTGAGAGGAACTGGTACTGAGCGTGCCAATTTGGTTTCCACCTCATGTACATCACCGGTTAGCTCCATTGATGGATGCTCGTTGGAATCATCTTCAACTTCCACGACGAAACAAGGATCAAATAAGTCTACAGCATGGTCTGATACTACAATGGAGACCCATCAGCATGATGAATACCACGTTGGCTGTGAAAGCCGGGAACAAAGTTCTCCGTTTCAAGTTTCCCAGAAAATTTTAGCAGAAAGTAGCCCTGGCCCGTTAGATGTTTTAAGAAATAGCAAACCCTCATGTCTTAAAAGGCCATCGCCAAAGATTGGATTTTTTGATGCG GAAAATTCAACAACGCCGATATTACATCGAGGTCCACAGTTTCATTCGGTTGTACTAAGCACTTCATCTAAAAGTGGAACCGGTAACAACCCTGATGGAGATGGCAACAGAGAAGAATATGGCAAGCTTCAAcctacaagaaaattaaaagggcCTTCACATCCTTTGCAGTTCGGGGAAGCAGAAAATGGTTTCCTCCAAGCATCTGCCTCCATGAAAGATAGTTTCGCCACAACTTCCAGAGCTCAGAATAAATTACCCGGCAGAATGGGCGACAAACATCGCTTGAAAGCTAAGAGTTTGAGCAAAATGGGCGCAGCGTGTGAGGATCAGGGCTCCCTAAAGGCCAAGCAGCGATCTTCAAGAAAGTGTGAAGATTCCAGCGTACGATCTCCTGCAACGAAGTTGCATGCAGTCGTTGAAGACGAGAAGGAAAATTTTTGTGGTGTCAAAAAACAGGTCGATAGTTTAGGTACACGTATTGGAGCCTTTGATCTCAACAGTGAGATGGTGATAGAGCTAAGAGAGAAGAGGGGATCCTCACTTACTGCTCATCATCTtcagtaa
- the LOC109020627 gene encoding probable RNA-binding protein ARP1 — MTMSNNNMGLFGDTTLTKVFVGGLAWETPKEAMREHFEKYGEILEAVIISDKVTGRSKGYGFVTFKEAEAAKKACEDASPIINGRRANCNLASLGARRPRSASTTPPQQGSNGGARPATGAPANQVQWYYPAGTPPSPFHHQPLPFYGYSPTYIATDHISYNHKLNYTGGAYMNGHYSQVYPAGQPIVGGNTLMSMYPYYHNYHQSQTVGLPAHFFSPSAARPMNAVPAIMSKPPPIAPSTVCLAVE, encoded by the exons ATGACCATGAGCAACAATAATATGGGGCTGTTTGGGGACACGACACTAACCAAGGTGTTTGTCGGAGGGCTGGCATGGGAGACGCCGAAGGAGGCCATGAGAGAGCACTTTGAGAAGTACGGTGAGATATTGGAGGCCGTGATCATCTCTGATAAGGTCACTGGCAGATCCAAGGGCTACGGATTC GTGACGTTCAAGGAGGCTGAAGCAGCTAAGAAGGCTTGCGAGGATGCCTCGCCCATCATCAACGGACGCCGAGCCAACTGCAACCTGGCTTCGCTTGGAGCTCGGCGCCCAAGGTCGGCTTCCACCACCCCTCCTCAACAAG GATCCAACGGTGGAGCAAGGCCCGCCACAGGTGCACCTGCAAATCAAGTGCAATGGTACTATCCGGCGGGGACACCCCCATCGCCCTTTCATCACCAGCCCCTACCTTTCTATGG gTACTCTCCCACCTACATTGCTACAGATCATATCAGTTACAATCAC AAGCTAAACTACACCGGCGGGGCGTACATGAATGGGCATTACTCCCAAGTGTATCCGGCGGGGCAACCTATTGTGGGTGGAAACACGTTGATGTCAATGTACCCCTATTACCATAATTACCACCAATCACAAACAGTGGGACTGCCAGCTCATTTCTTCTCGCCTTCAGCAGCGAGACCCATGAACGCAGTCCCGGCAATCATGTCAAAACCACCACCAATTGCTCCCAGCACAG TTTGCTTGGCTGTGGAATAG